One window of Microcoleus vaginatus PCC 9802 genomic DNA carries:
- a CDS encoding tetratricopeptide repeat protein gives MKRIISSVLVLGVCLTPLTVPVMVQPSWAQSQNLQLEKLKQLIEQAKQQTQQGQARQAIETWQQVIAIVRQFKERKIEAIALNYIALNYSALSQLQEALKYLKQALPIFREVGDSGWEATTLGTIGLTYLGISQPQEALKYYNQALPIWRELGARAREAATLNTIGLVYDSISQPQEALKYYNQALPIWRELGDRAREAATLRYIDEVNNRSQPPSRTNIPPIPQ, from the coding sequence ATGAAACGAATTATTAGCAGTGTTTTGGTTTTGGGTGTGTGTCTGACTCCTCTGACTGTGCCAGTGATGGTGCAACCAAGTTGGGCGCAAAGTCAAAATTTACAGCTTGAAAAATTAAAGCAACTCATAGAACAAGCAAAGCAACAGACACAACAAGGACAAGCCCGACAAGCGATCGAAACATGGCAGCAGGTTATAGCTATTGTGCGACAATTTAAAGAAAGAAAAATTGAAGCTATAGCACTCAATTATATTGCTTTGAACTACAGTGCCCTCTCCCAACTGCAAGAAGCTTTGAAATACCTGAAGCAAGCTTTACCAATTTTTCGGGAAGTGGGCGATAGCGGGTGGGAAGCTACTACGTTGGGTACTATTGGTTTAACCTACCTTGGCATCTCCCAACCACAAGAAGCATTGAAATACTATAACCAAGCTTTACCAATCTGGCGGGAATTGGGCGCTCGCGCCCGGGAAGCTGCTACTTTGAATACTATTGGTTTAGTGTACGACAGCATTTCCCAACCGCAAGAAGCATTGAAATACTATAACCAAGCTTTACCAATCTGGCGGGAATTAGGCGATCGCGCCCGGGAAGCTGCTACTTTGCGTTATATTGATGAAGTAAACAACAGAAGTCAACCGCCAAGCAGAACAAATATCCCGCCAATTCCCCAATAA
- a CDS encoding sensor histidine kinase, with protein MLFHRCLLENRPDFPFGKLKSVVDFNRIQGLHMSKINLLKKTGNEASLSVAVSEYQGEFNPELEPFNPQKEPMATRKVNPKNSKVGKLMPLFISEQVASLETRHKKIPSQDIAERSYLKLRKMLPSKIGGWSIHKKIGGGYFLAIGIGFIGSLSGLVIADYYQGQGLEQFNDAHLQAQLLGNFKDAALAAQLQGAQLDSFVDNPAKLELKQEQFVKSIVQAKELRLRIEKFADSKPAWRAEKPEVLKSLLQDCTEDLESYADTLKPTLQQIQQSQLSPREIESARKLLATESGEGVKQLNSSLEKLSKILDIAQQQEGQGGEVMEEAQGMEKAIIIISMLLSVVVAGMVADRTSRAIAKPVVSVTQIAEQVAAESNFDLRAPVTGQDEIGSLAVSLNHLIERVSEHTKELEQAKEAAVTANTAKSQFLANMSHELRTPLNAIIGYSQLLSEDAQDAGCDEFVPDLDKIQKAGTHLLSLINDILDLSKIEAGGMKLEIQEFDIESLVDNVASAAKPLVEKNGNVLDIECDRTAGIIHADFKKVRQVLIHLLNNAAKFTKNGRVKLSVRRIEGSGKLNTADQSAIDDSMLADETHSAAIACPLLNVQESDWICLSVKDTGIGMSEEQQHKLFEAFVQADCSSTRPYDGAGLGLTLSRYYCHMMGGEILVESEEGKGSIFTVRIPAGNG; from the coding sequence ATGCTTTTTCACAGATGTCTACTGGAAAATAGACCAGATTTCCCGTTTGGAAAACTTAAGAGCGTGGTAGATTTCAACAGAATACAGGGGTTGCATATGTCAAAAATTAACTTGCTAAAAAAAACAGGGAACGAAGCAAGTTTATCGGTTGCCGTTTCGGAATACCAGGGCGAGTTCAATCCAGAGTTAGAACCATTTAACCCGCAGAAAGAACCTATGGCAACGCGAAAGGTAAACCCAAAAAATAGCAAAGTAGGTAAACTGATGCCGCTCTTTATTTCTGAACAAGTTGCTTCTCTAGAAACCCGACATAAGAAAATCCCCAGCCAGGATATTGCAGAAAGATCATACTTAAAACTCCGCAAAATGTTGCCATCTAAAATTGGCGGTTGGTCCATCCATAAAAAAATTGGCGGCGGGTATTTCCTGGCAATAGGAATCGGATTTATTGGCTCCCTGAGCGGGCTGGTGATTGCCGATTACTACCAAGGACAAGGATTAGAACAATTCAATGACGCTCACCTACAAGCGCAATTGCTGGGCAATTTTAAAGATGCAGCGCTGGCGGCACAATTGCAGGGAGCGCAGCTAGATTCTTTTGTAGATAATCCTGCCAAGTTGGAACTGAAACAAGAGCAGTTTGTCAAGAGTATTGTTCAGGCAAAAGAGCTGCGGTTGCGTATAGAGAAGTTTGCCGACAGCAAACCTGCTTGGCGGGCAGAAAAGCCGGAAGTTCTAAAAAGTTTACTGCAAGATTGCACCGAAGATTTAGAATCCTACGCCGATACTCTCAAGCCAACTTTGCAGCAAATCCAGCAATCGCAACTGTCACCTCGGGAGATAGAGTCGGCCAGAAAACTTTTGGCGACAGAAAGCGGAGAAGGTGTAAAACAGCTTAACAGCAGCCTTGAGAAATTGAGCAAAATCCTCGATATTGCCCAGCAGCAAGAGGGGCAAGGCGGTGAAGTGATGGAGGAGGCTCAAGGAATGGAAAAAGCCATAATTATTATTAGTATGCTGCTGTCGGTAGTGGTGGCTGGAATGGTGGCTGACCGCACCAGTCGGGCGATCGCCAAACCAGTGGTGAGCGTCACTCAGATTGCCGAACAAGTGGCCGCCGAGTCAAATTTTGATTTGCGAGCCCCCGTCACCGGACAAGACGAGATAGGGTCATTAGCTGTGTCTCTCAATCACCTGATCGAGCGAGTTTCCGAACATACAAAAGAATTGGAACAAGCTAAGGAAGCCGCCGTCACCGCTAACACTGCTAAAAGCCAGTTTTTAGCAAATATGAGCCACGAGTTGCGGACGCCTTTAAATGCGATTATCGGCTACAGTCAACTACTTTCAGAAGATGCCCAAGATGCGGGATGTGATGAGTTTGTACCCGACTTGGACAAGATTCAGAAGGCGGGCACGCACCTGCTATCTTTGATTAATGATATCCTCGATTTGTCAAAAATTGAAGCGGGGGGTATGAAACTCGAAATCCAGGAGTTTGACATCGAATCCCTGGTTGACAATGTTGCGAGTGCCGCGAAACCGTTGGTAGAGAAAAATGGCAATGTTTTAGACATAGAGTGCGATCGAACTGCGGGTATCATTCACGCAGATTTCAAAAAAGTGCGGCAGGTTTTGATCCACCTGCTGAATAATGCTGCTAAGTTCACCAAAAACGGCAGGGTGAAACTGAGTGTCAGGCGCATTGAAGGCAGTGGCAAATTGAATACAGCAGATCAATCGGCGATTGACGATTCAATGCTTGCCGATGAAACTCATTCTGCGGCGATCGCTTGTCCCCTGCTGAATGTTCAAGAGTCGGATTGGATTTGCTTATCTGTTAAGGATACGGGAATTGGAATGTCGGAAGAACAACAGCACAAATTGTTTGAAGCTTTTGTGCAAGCTGACTGTTCATCAACGCGACCGTACGACGGCGCCGGATTGGGGCTGACACTTAGCCGCTACTACTGTCACATGATGGGCGGGGAAATTTTGGTAGAAAGCGAAGAGGGAAAAGGGTCTATTTTCACTGTCCGCATACCGGCGGGAAATGGGTAA
- a CDS encoding PBS lyase, with amino-acid sequence MNSAATLIQQLPELSDAQFHQKYLKQKQGMRTLATILPQVEQQSLALRAVKLALKVNLKLGSKLAGTVKPEFQIATIKLIEKIPTSPLLKIQLLALTSSDMAIPMLVAALNHKESAVRLHGIRAIGKIGSEAAVIELARSLESQDSQMQAWAAWALGEIDSKPAAVALFKAIKHPESKVRAWAVWALGKINPKTAVPALLRALKHQDSEVRWRAAVNCGKIGVSEAVPGLLNALRDENHIVRARAAAALGKIGDCEAVPGLIELLHDDPDSYAVSLRAAEALGQIGTETAVAGLVQALNHDDSDVRGSAVSALGEISSEVAMVAVIRSLSDRDIFVRGRAAVALGNINTQGDAKLQKMVVAGLASAIGDSESYVRWRVAAALGEIGTEEAVAGLVRLLGDETSGVRQKAVKSLGQIGSTAAILALETALNREFADVRALAAQYLADVSTQAETVDFEPSVSPDLSSEKLPKILIASQVEASEYIVERPARREIKYLISIGSPGVPEPKTFHQIPNRMCLEFNDLDTPVDDPDQILPTLEDVLKIIDFALKMSSQGGSLLICCQSGISRSTATALTVCAALLGRGKEREAWALVLAARPQAKPNRWMVHLADEALGRDGKLALAIELTTATPELAIANS; translated from the coding sequence GTGAACTCAGCAGCAACCCTCATCCAACAGCTACCCGAGCTCAGCGATGCTCAATTTCATCAAAAATATTTGAAACAAAAACAAGGGATGCGAACCTTGGCAACAATATTGCCGCAAGTAGAACAGCAAAGTCTGGCTTTGCGGGCAGTAAAATTAGCTCTAAAAGTAAATTTAAAACTCGGCTCGAAGCTAGCAGGAACGGTAAAGCCAGAATTTCAAATAGCCACAATAAAATTAATCGAAAAAATCCCCACTTCGCCTCTGCTCAAAATTCAACTGCTGGCCCTAACAAGTTCGGATATGGCAATTCCGATGCTGGTGGCGGCATTGAACCACAAAGAAAGTGCCGTGCGCCTTCATGGGATTCGAGCGATCGGGAAAATCGGCTCCGAAGCGGCAGTAATTGAATTAGCCCGATCGCTCGAATCCCAAGATTCCCAAATGCAAGCTTGGGCCGCTTGGGCTTTAGGAGAAATTGACTCGAAACCAGCCGCCGTCGCACTGTTCAAAGCCATCAAACACCCAGAGTCCAAGGTGCGCGCCTGGGCTGTTTGGGCCTTGGGCAAAATTAACCCGAAAACAGCCGTCCCCGCGCTGCTGAGAGCCCTCAAACACCAAGATTCCGAGGTGCGCTGGCGGGCGGCGGTCAACTGCGGGAAAATCGGCGTCTCTGAGGCAGTACCCGGGCTGCTGAATGCCCTCAGAGACGAAAATCACATCGTCCGCGCTAGGGCCGCGGCGGCTTTGGGGAAAATCGGCGATTGTGAGGCAGTACCCGGCTTAATAGAATTGCTTCACGACGATCCAGACTCCTATGCAGTTTCTTTGAGGGCCGCCGAGGCCTTGGGACAAATCGGCACGGAAACGGCTGTGGCCGGGCTGGTGCAAGCCCTCAACCATGACGACTCAGACGTGCGCGGCAGTGCAGTTTCTGCCTTGGGGGAAATCAGCAGCGAGGTGGCTATGGTGGCGGTAATCCGATCGCTCTCGGATCGAGATATTTTCGTGCGCGGCAGAGCGGCGGTTGCCCTCGGGAACATCAATACACAGGGAGATGCGAAATTGCAAAAAATGGTGGTCGCCGGACTGGCGAGCGCAATTGGCGACAGCGAATCTTATGTGCGGTGGAGAGTTGCTGCTGCTTTGGGGGAAATAGGGACAGAGGAAGCTGTGGCAGGTTTGGTGCGGCTGCTGGGGGACGAAACTTCTGGAGTGCGCCAAAAGGCTGTTAAATCCCTCGGTCAAATTGGCTCAACGGCTGCTATTTTGGCTCTGGAAACAGCTTTAAATCGCGAATTTGCTGACGTTCGTGCGCTGGCTGCCCAATACTTGGCGGATGTCAGCACTCAGGCAGAAACAGTTGATTTTGAGCCCTCTGTTTCCCCAGATTTATCGAGTGAAAAACTGCCGAAAATCCTGATTGCTTCGCAAGTAGAAGCCAGCGAATACATTGTTGAGCGCCCTGCGCGACGCGAGATTAAATACCTGATCTCGATCGGCAGTCCGGGTGTGCCCGAACCCAAAACTTTTCATCAAATCCCAAACCGAATGTGCCTGGAGTTTAACGACCTCGACACTCCCGTTGACGACCCCGATCAAATCTTGCCTACCCTTGAGGATGTACTGAAAATTATTGACTTCGCCCTCAAAATGTCGTCGCAGGGAGGCAGTTTGCTCATCTGCTGCCAAAGTGGGATCAGCCGTTCAACGGCCACAGCTTTGACTGTTTGTGCTGCGCTGTTGGGTCGTGGCAAAGAACGGGAAGCTTGGGCGTTAGTGCTCGCCGCCAGACCCCAAGCCAAGCCTAATCGCTGGATGGTACACTTGGCCGATGAAGCTTTGGGTAGAGACGGTAAGCTAGCACTGGCGATCGAATTGACCACCGCAACTCCAGAACTGGCAATCGCCAACAGTTGA
- a CDS encoding FAD-dependent oxidoreductase codes for MVAIAPTDTEIIVIGSGIGGLTCAAMLARYGFEVVVCESHSIAGGAAHGFERDGFSFDSGPSLYSGLSYSPSANPLRQVLDAIGEKLPCITYDTWGCCLPEGDFDTSVGASQFAEVLAQLRGAEAVAEWRQLQRVMEPYAKAATALPSLALRFDLGAVFTLGQFTPAFLQSAGDAIALAGPFSKIMDKNVKDPFVRNWLNLLCFLLSGLPADGTIAAEVAFMFADWYRPNAVLDYPIGASAALVNALVRGLERHGGRLLLNSHVAEVLVENNRAAGVRLRSGKIIRSHKAVVSNASVWDTLKLLPETSVPQRFRQQRQATPECDSFMHLHLGIDAAGVRSELACHYIFVKDWEMGVSAPQNVVLVSIPSLLDPHLAPPGKHVIHAYTPGNEPYDLWQKLVKRSYPVGNRTSEEYKLQKQARAEVMWEALERIIPDIRSRAEVTLVGTPLTHERFLRRHRGSYGPGIRAGSGLFPGPRTPLAGLFCCGDSTFPGIGLPAVAASGAIAANTIAPLYKHLQLIGEVIS; via the coding sequence ATGGTTGCGATCGCCCCCACAGACACAGAAATCATCGTCATCGGCAGCGGGATTGGCGGCCTGACTTGCGCTGCAATGCTGGCCCGCTATGGCTTTGAGGTTGTGGTGTGCGAAAGCCATTCGATCGCGGGCGGCGCCGCACACGGTTTTGAACGCGACGGATTTAGCTTCGACTCCGGGCCCTCCCTGTACTCAGGATTATCCTACAGCCCGTCTGCCAATCCGCTGCGGCAAGTTTTGGATGCGATCGGCGAAAAACTCCCCTGCATCACCTACGATACCTGGGGTTGCTGTTTGCCAGAAGGCGATTTCGACACATCCGTTGGTGCGAGTCAATTTGCCGAAGTGCTCGCACAACTGCGCGGCGCGGAAGCAGTCGCCGAATGGCGGCAACTCCAGCGCGTCATGGAACCCTACGCCAAAGCTGCCACAGCCTTGCCATCCCTGGCTTTGCGCTTCGATTTGGGCGCTGTTTTTACCCTCGGCCAATTTACGCCGGCTTTCCTGCAAAGTGCTGGCGACGCGATCGCACTTGCAGGCCCTTTCAGCAAAATTATGGACAAAAATGTCAAAGATCCGTTTGTCCGAAATTGGCTGAATTTGTTATGTTTCCTGCTGTCTGGACTTCCCGCCGACGGAACGATCGCAGCCGAAGTCGCTTTCATGTTCGCCGATTGGTATCGCCCCAATGCAGTTTTGGACTATCCGATCGGCGCTAGTGCAGCTCTGGTAAATGCCCTGGTACGCGGTTTAGAGCGCCACGGAGGGCGGTTGCTGCTAAATTCCCACGTTGCAGAAGTTTTGGTGGAAAACAACCGGGCTGCGGGCGTGCGGCTGCGATCGGGCAAAATTATTCGATCGCACAAAGCCGTCGTCTCCAACGCTTCCGTTTGGGATACACTGAAACTCTTGCCTGAAACCTCAGTCCCGCAAAGGTTTCGGCAACAGCGGCAGGCGACGCCCGAGTGCGACAGCTTCATGCACCTGCATCTGGGAATTGATGCAGCCGGAGTGCGATCGGAGTTGGCTTGTCACTACATCTTCGTGAAAGACTGGGAAATGGGCGTTTCGGCGCCTCAGAACGTCGTTCTCGTCTCGATTCCCTCCCTCCTCGACCCCCACCTCGCGCCTCCGGGAAAGCACGTCATTCACGCATATACCCCCGGAAACGAGCCTTACGATTTGTGGCAAAAGCTCGTGAAGCGCAGCTATCCCGTAGGGAATCGCACCAGCGAAGAGTACAAGCTGCAAAAACAAGCGCGCGCCGAGGTAATGTGGGAAGCCTTAGAGAGAATTATCCCCGATATTCGATCGCGCGCAGAAGTCACCTTAGTTGGGACACCCCTAACCCACGAAAGGTTTTTGCGCCGCCATCGCGGTTCCTACGGGCCCGGAATTCGGGCGGGTAGCGGCTTGTTTCCCGGGCCGAGAACGCCTTTAGCGGGGCTGTTTTGCTGCGGAGATTCGACGTTTCCGGGAATTGGTTTGCCGGCTGTTGCTGCTAGCGGTGCGATCGCAGCCAATACGATCGCACCTTTGTACAAACATTTGCAATTGATTGGGGAAGTTATTAGTTAG
- a CDS encoding methionine adenosyltransferase, with translation MSRRYLFTSESVTEGHPDKICDQISDTILDALLTEDPKSRVAAEVVVNTGLMLLTGEITTKAQVNYIELARKKIADIGYIHADNGFSANSCSVLVALDSQSPDIAQGVNTAQESREQSSEEELDAIGAGDQGLMFGFACNETPEMMPLPISLAHRICRQLAAVRKTGQLSYLRPDGKSQVTVIYEDGKPVGIDTILISTQHTETIGDITDTAAVQAKIKEDLWTAIVQPVFADISVKPDAETRFLVNPTGKFVVGGPQGDSGLTGRKIIVDTYGGYSRHGGGAFSGKDPTKVDRSAAYACRYVAKNIVAAGLAQKCEVQLSYAIGVARPVSMMIETFGTGKVDDDRLLEVVKQHFELRPAGIIQAFNLQNLPAERGGRFYQDVAAYGHFGRTDLDLPWEETDKAELLKEALSQKLSGVAG, from the coding sequence TTGTCACGTCGCTACCTGTTTACCTCTGAATCGGTCACTGAAGGCCATCCCGATAAAATCTGCGATCAAATTTCAGATACGATTTTAGATGCCTTACTGACTGAAGACCCTAAAAGCCGCGTCGCAGCCGAAGTTGTCGTCAACACCGGCTTAATGCTGCTGACGGGCGAAATTACCACTAAAGCTCAGGTAAATTACATAGAATTAGCCCGGAAAAAAATAGCCGATATTGGCTACATCCACGCTGACAACGGCTTTTCGGCCAATAGTTGCTCAGTGTTGGTGGCTCTTGATTCTCAGTCTCCCGATATTGCTCAAGGGGTGAATACAGCCCAGGAAAGCCGGGAACAATCGAGTGAAGAAGAATTAGACGCAATCGGCGCTGGCGACCAAGGTTTGATGTTCGGCTTTGCTTGCAACGAAACGCCGGAAATGATGCCTCTGCCCATCAGTTTAGCGCACCGGATTTGCCGTCAACTGGCAGCAGTCCGCAAAACCGGTCAGTTATCTTACCTGCGTCCCGACGGCAAAAGCCAAGTTACAGTCATCTATGAGGACGGCAAACCTGTTGGCATAGATACGATTTTAATTTCTACGCAGCACACTGAAACGATCGGCGACATCACAGACACAGCGGCAGTTCAAGCCAAGATCAAAGAAGACCTGTGGACTGCGATCGTCCAACCGGTGTTTGCCGATATTAGTGTGAAGCCGGATGCAGAAACTCGCTTCCTTGTCAACCCCACCGGCAAATTTGTGGTCGGCGGACCTCAAGGAGATTCGGGTTTGACGGGCCGCAAAATTATTGTGGATACCTACGGCGGCTATTCCCGTCACGGCGGCGGTGCTTTTTCTGGGAAAGACCCCACCAAGGTAGACCGCAGCGCGGCTTATGCTTGTCGCTACGTTGCTAAAAATATCGTGGCGGCTGGTTTGGCCCAAAAGTGCGAAGTGCAGTTGAGTTATGCGATCGGCGTTGCGCGGCCTGTTAGCATGATGATCGAAACTTTTGGCACTGGAAAAGTTGATGACGATCGCCTTTTAGAAGTTGTGAAGCAGCATTTTGAATTGCGTCCTGCGGGAATCATTCAGGCATTTAACTTGCAGAATTTGCCTGCTGAAAGAGGCGGCCGTTTCTATCAAGATGTGGCAGCTTACGGTCACTTCGGGCGCACTGATTTAGATTTGCCTTGGGAGGAAACTGATAAGGCGGAACTTTTGAAAGAAGCTTTGAGCCAGAAGTTGTCGGGAGTAGCTGGATAG
- a CDS encoding fibronectin/fibrinogen-binding protein — protein sequence MQPVDFTTLTATCSELRAQWLPARLEQVYQRDRFTVSLALRTMKGRGWIDLSWHPVAARICVGDPPPRLPDTFTFSEQLRHQLSGLALVSIAPVSSWERVIDLQFAKRPGEPALWHLYAEIMGKYSNVILTAQDNLVVTCAHQVSAKQSTVRPIQTGQPYEMPPSLTDAVPSLSESQNRWQERISLVPGQLKGNLLKNYRGMSKALVLSMIRSASLDPEQSTDSLNPDQWQQLFQRWLYWLQCLENSKFQPSFTPEGYTVIDWPAPDAKEAEPAKESNSSVPSSFSSVQEILNSYYTGQINQEVFAQLRHQLTQKLNNVLAKLRLKANTFKERLQQSADADTHKSQADLLMANLQHWEPGMKSISLPDFETEKPVIIALNPEKNAVQNAQALYKKHQKLKRARIAVEPLLAAVQEEIDYLEQVEVALSVLETYRHTQDLQTLAEIREELIQQKYLDVPDYRSTDKNAAIEFHRYETPSGFELLIGRNNRQNDQLTFRTANDYDLWFHTLEIPGSHALLRLKPGTVAEETDLQFAADMTAYYSRARHSEQVPVVYTEPKYVYKPKGAKPGMVVYKQERIVWGRPQQAPA from the coding sequence GTGCAACCCGTAGACTTTACAACTTTAACCGCCACTTGCAGCGAACTGCGAGCCCAATGGCTGCCAGCGCGCTTAGAACAAGTCTACCAGCGCGATCGCTTCACCGTGTCCCTCGCCCTCCGCACCATGAAAGGGCGCGGCTGGATTGACCTTTCCTGGCATCCTGTGGCCGCCCGCATCTGCGTCGGCGACCCCCCGCCCCGCCTTCCCGATACCTTCACCTTCAGCGAACAACTGCGGCACCAACTCAGCGGTTTAGCCTTAGTTTCCATCGCCCCTGTTTCATCCTGGGAAAGAGTCATAGACTTGCAATTCGCCAAACGCCCCGGAGAACCCGCCCTGTGGCACCTCTACGCCGAAATCATGGGCAAATATAGCAACGTCATCCTCACCGCCCAAGACAACCTCGTTGTCACCTGCGCCCACCAAGTCAGCGCCAAACAGTCCACCGTCCGTCCCATCCAAACCGGGCAACCCTACGAAATGCCCCCGTCTTTGACCGATGCGGTGCCGAGTCTGAGCGAATCTCAAAACCGCTGGCAAGAACGAATTAGCCTGGTTCCTGGGCAATTAAAGGGCAATCTGTTGAAGAATTACCGAGGGATGAGTAAAGCCTTAGTTTTGTCAATGATTCGATCGGCTTCTTTAGACCCCGAACAATCCACCGACAGCCTCAATCCCGACCAATGGCAGCAACTATTCCAGCGCTGGCTATACTGGCTGCAATGCCTAGAAAACTCCAAATTTCAACCGAGTTTTACCCCCGAGGGCTACACCGTCATCGATTGGCCCGCACCAGATGCAAAAGAGGCAGAACCTGCAAAGGAATCTAACTCCTCTGTGCCTTCTTCCTTCTCTTCTGTTCAAGAAATACTTAACAGCTACTACACAGGCCAAATCAATCAAGAAGTATTCGCCCAACTCCGGCATCAGCTTACCCAAAAACTCAACAACGTCCTGGCAAAACTGCGTCTCAAAGCCAACACATTTAAAGAACGCTTGCAGCAATCAGCAGACGCAGACACGCACAAATCCCAAGCCGACTTGCTGATGGCAAATTTGCAGCATTGGGAACCGGGAATGAAATCAATTTCTCTCCCCGACTTTGAAACCGAGAAACCCGTTATCATTGCCCTAAACCCGGAAAAAAACGCCGTTCAAAATGCTCAAGCCCTATACAAAAAACACCAAAAACTTAAAAGAGCCCGCATTGCAGTAGAACCTTTGTTAGCCGCCGTACAGGAAGAAATCGACTATTTAGAACAAGTTGAAGTCGCACTTTCGGTGTTGGAAACCTACCGCCACACCCAAGATTTGCAAACCCTCGCCGAAATCCGCGAAGAACTGATCCAGCAAAAATATCTAGACGTACCAGATTACCGCAGTACCGACAAAAATGCTGCGATCGAATTTCACCGCTACGAAACCCCCAGCGGCTTTGAATTATTAATCGGGCGCAACAACCGCCAAAACGACCAACTCACTTTTCGCACCGCCAACGACTACGACTTGTGGTTCCACACCCTAGAAATTCCCGGAAGCCACGCTTTGCTGCGTCTCAAACCCGGTACTGTGGCTGAAGAAACCGATTTGCAATTTGCCGCTGACATGACTGCTTACTACAGTCGCGCCCGCCACAGCGAACAAGTTCCGGTGGTTTATACAGAACCGAAATATGTATACAAGCCGAAAGGTGCTAAACCGGGTATGGTTGTATACAAGCAGGAGCGGATTGTCTGGGGAAGACCGCAGCAAGCTCCGGCATAG
- a CDS encoding rhodanese-like domain-containing protein, translating into MSAIFSQITVEELGRQLAEINADKWQLVDVREPYEIELAALPGFVAFPLSEFAEWSGEIDARLDRDTETLVLCHHGVRSAQMCHWLTERGFTNVKNIVGGIDAYSMVVDRTVPRY; encoded by the coding sequence ATGTCAGCAATTTTTTCTCAAATTACAGTCGAAGAATTAGGTCGCCAATTAGCAGAAATCAATGCTGATAAATGGCAGCTTGTAGACGTGCGGGAACCTTACGAAATTGAACTCGCGGCGCTGCCGGGATTTGTAGCTTTTCCGCTGAGCGAGTTTGCCGAATGGTCTGGTGAAATTGACGCTAGACTCGATCGCGACACAGAAACCCTAGTTCTGTGCCATCACGGAGTGCGATCGGCTCAAATGTGCCATTGGTTAACGGAGCGAGGATTTACCAACGTTAAAAATATTGTTGGCGGCATCGATGCTTACTCAATGGTGGTCGATCGAACCGTCCCCCGCTATTAA